The nucleotide sequence CGAGCGCGATCGCAACCGCGCACCTCCACTTGCTTCGCTTGCAACGCTGCCACCGCTCTCGGCAAAAAATCAGCTGCAATCTCTTCGTGTACCAACAGCGTTTCTAAGGCATTGCAAGCTGCTGGATAATCCACCTTAGAATCCACCGTCAGCGAAATCGCTTTGTCGATATCGGCAGTGCGATCGACATACAAATGACAAATCCCATCCGCATGGCCCAAGACCGGAATCTTGGTGTTGTCCTGCACGTAGCGCACAAACGCATTCGAGCCGCGCGGAATCACTAAATCTACTAAATCGTCCAGTGCCAACAGCGCCCGCGTCTCTTCCCGAGTTGTCAGCAAACTCACCGCCGCTGTCGGAATGCCTCGCGACTCTAACGCCGCGTGAATCACCTCCACCAACATGCGGCAGGAATTGACCGCCTCTTTCCCCCCCTTGAGCACCACACCATTGCCAGTTTTGAGCGCTAGCGAGGAAATCTGAGTGACCGCATCGGGGCGGGATTCAAAAATAATGCCGAGCACCCCCAGCGGTGCAGTCTTGCGATGCAGAATTAACCCCTCGTCCAACTCCCGAGACCATTGCACCTGTCCTACCGGATCGGTCAATTTCATCACATCCCTTACGCCAGCCGCCATCGTCCCGATCTTGTCGGGAGTCAGCTTCAAGCGGGCGTAGGCAGCAGCAGTCAGCGCTCCCTTCGCAAGCATGTCGGACGCCGCTGCCAAGTCTTTGGCATTGGCCGCCAAAATCTCGTCTGTGCGGGTCTCGACCGCAGCCGCGATCGCCTCTAACGCTGTGTTTTTGATCTCAGTGGGCAAGAGAGCTAGGCGTAAAGCCGCTTGACGAGTGGCTTGCACTTGCTCGCGCA is from Synechococcus sp. PCC 7336 and encodes:
- a CDS encoding glutamate-5-semialdehyde dehydrogenase, producing the protein MGALDLPLREQVQATRQAALRLALLPTEIKNTALEAIAAAVETRTDEILAANAKDLAAASDMLAKGALTAAAYARLKLTPDKIGTMAAGVRDVMKLTDPVGQVQWSRELDEGLILHRKTAPLGVLGIIFESRPDAVTQISSLALKTGNGVVLKGGKEAVNSCRMLVEVIHAALESRGIPTAAVSLLTTREETRALLALDDLVDLVIPRGSNAFVRYVQDNTKIPVLGHADGICHLYVDRTADIDKAISLTVDSKVDYPAACNALETLLVHEEIAADFLPRAVAALQAKQVEVRGCDRARALAEMSAAGEIDWATEYGDLVLAVKLVDSLDEAIAHIEQYGSRHTEAIVAEDGATAEQFMNAVDAAGVFHNASTRFSDGFRYGFGAEVGISTQKLPPRGPVGMEGLVTYKYLLEGDGHIVASYSGPNARRFTHRELPF